One region of Halomicrobium sp. LC1Hm genomic DNA includes:
- a CDS encoding TRC40/GET3/ArsA family transport-energizing ATPase, translated as MSDLDVETVEEIDAPTGVDAPDYVLYGGKGGVGKTTCAAATALASARDGTATLVVSTDPAHSLSDTLGTEIPAEPARIREDLPLYAAEIDPEAAVGEGPLGMDGDLGGLEQLLGGDDANPLAGSMPGSDEAAAMRLLLQYMDDDRFERVVVDTAPTGHTLRLLELPEAMDSMLGKLLTLKERMSGMLEGLGGMFGDDADQEEMERDLQAMREQIEQLRAILRDPEKTDFRVVMVPEELSVMESERLLDRLDAFGIPAGTLVVNRVLQDLDSVVDTELPDDYVGPNHDDCEFCARRWSVQQDALARSQDLFRGHEVRRVPLLAEEVQGEELLEVVAACLD; from the coding sequence ATGAGCGACCTCGACGTCGAGACGGTCGAAGAGATCGACGCGCCGACCGGTGTCGACGCGCCGGACTACGTCCTCTACGGCGGCAAAGGCGGCGTCGGCAAGACCACCTGTGCCGCGGCGACGGCACTTGCGAGCGCCCGCGACGGCACGGCGACGCTGGTCGTCTCGACCGACCCGGCACACTCCCTGTCGGACACGCTCGGGACCGAGATCCCCGCCGAGCCCGCCCGGATCCGCGAGGACCTCCCGCTGTACGCCGCCGAGATCGACCCGGAGGCCGCCGTCGGCGAGGGGCCGCTGGGGATGGACGGCGACCTCGGCGGTCTCGAACAGTTGCTGGGCGGCGACGACGCGAACCCGCTCGCGGGATCGATGCCGGGTTCCGACGAGGCCGCTGCCATGCGACTGCTCTTGCAGTACATGGACGACGACCGCTTCGAGCGCGTGGTCGTCGACACCGCGCCGACCGGCCACACGCTTCGCCTGCTGGAACTGCCCGAGGCCATGGACTCGATGCTCGGCAAGTTGCTGACGCTCAAAGAGCGCATGTCGGGCATGCTGGAGGGACTGGGCGGGATGTTCGGCGACGACGCGGACCAGGAGGAGATGGAGCGCGACCTCCAGGCGATGCGCGAGCAGATCGAACAGCTCCGGGCGATCTTGCGCGATCCCGAGAAGACCGACTTCCGGGTCGTGATGGTGCCCGAGGAGCTCTCGGTGATGGAGTCCGAGCGGCTGCTGGACCGGCTGGACGCTTTCGGTATCCCGGCCGGGACCCTCGTCGTCAACCGCGTATTGCAGGACCTCGACAGCGTCGTCGACACGGAACTGCCTGACGACTACGTCGGTCCGAACCACGACGACTGCGAGTTCTGTGCCCGTCGGTGGTCCGTCCAGCAGGACGCGCTGGCCCGCTCTCAGGACCTCTTCCGGGGCCACGAGGTCCGGCGCGTGCCGCTGCTGGCCGAGGAAGTTCAGGGGGAGGAACTGCTGGAAGTCGTCGCGGCCTGCCTGGACTAG
- a CDS encoding DJ-1/PfpI family protein → MADAAVLLFDGVESLDAVGPYDVLARATESDIALSDVALLTATPTESVTASKGTEIVPHGTLDAEDPPDYLLVPGGRWASGTAGGVRAAVERGVVPALVADCHAAGSTVAAVCTGAMVLARAGLLDGRPAVTHASALSDLAATDATVVDARVVDDGDVLTAGGVTAGIDLALWLVEREWGAGVAENVRATLEYDRSDDIYRSESA, encoded by the coding sequence ATGGCCGACGCTGCCGTGCTCCTGTTCGACGGGGTCGAATCGCTCGACGCCGTCGGTCCGTACGACGTACTGGCGAGAGCCACAGAGAGCGATATCGCTCTCTCCGATGTGGCGCTCCTGACCGCGACACCGACCGAGAGCGTGACCGCGAGCAAGGGCACCGAGATCGTGCCCCACGGCACGCTCGACGCCGAGGACCCACCAGACTACCTGCTCGTGCCGGGCGGGCGCTGGGCCAGCGGGACCGCTGGGGGCGTCAGAGCGGCCGTCGAACGCGGCGTCGTCCCGGCCCTCGTCGCGGACTGTCACGCCGCCGGCTCGACGGTCGCCGCAGTCTGTACCGGTGCGATGGTACTCGCCCGCGCTGGACTCCTCGACGGCCGCCCGGCAGTGACCCACGCCAGCGCGCTGTCGGACCTCGCCGCCACGGACGCGACGGTGGTCGACGCGCGCGTCGTCGACGACGGCGACGTGCTCACTGCCGGCGGCGTCACCGCCGGCATCGATCTCGCGCTGTGGCTCGTCGAACGCGAGTGGGGCGCAGGCGTCGCCGAGAACGTGCGAGCGACGCTCGAATACGACCGCTCGGACGACATCTACCGGAGCGAGAGCGCCTAG
- a CDS encoding SDR family oxidoreductase, whose product MTKTALITGASSGIGQATAEAFLADDWQVWATARNEADVASLADSGAKTAELDVTNARECERVVETVVGAEGRIDCLVNNAGYGQYGPLEDVTTAQLHEQFDVNVYGPHRLTREVLPHMRDREDGTIVNVSSVNGRIATPGAGAYAGSKFALEAMSDSLRAEVADFGVDVVLVEPGPVETSFVDRASEAMDDTEPSGAYGWLYDLYEDTALVSENAVSVSPETVAHTIRDAAVTTDPQPRYPVGQFARVATLASHLPGRWRDLAVALLRKLV is encoded by the coding sequence ATGACGAAGACGGCGCTGATAACGGGTGCCTCCTCTGGCATCGGGCAGGCGACGGCCGAGGCGTTTCTCGCAGACGACTGGCAGGTGTGGGCGACGGCCCGGAACGAGGCCGACGTGGCCAGTCTCGCCGACTCGGGTGCGAAGACGGCCGAACTCGACGTGACCAACGCCCGCGAGTGCGAGCGGGTCGTCGAGACGGTCGTCGGAGCCGAGGGCCGCATCGACTGTCTGGTCAATAACGCGGGCTACGGCCAGTACGGCCCCCTCGAAGACGTGACGACGGCACAGCTCCACGAGCAGTTCGACGTGAACGTCTACGGCCCCCACAGACTCACGCGGGAAGTCCTGCCCCACATGCGGGACCGCGAGGACGGCACGATCGTCAACGTCTCCAGCGTCAACGGCCGGATCGCGACGCCGGGGGCCGGAGCCTACGCCGGCTCGAAGTTCGCCCTCGAAGCGATGAGCGACTCGCTGCGGGCCGAGGTCGCCGACTTCGGCGTCGACGTGGTCCTGGTCGAGCCCGGGCCGGTGGAGACGAGCTTCGTCGACCGGGCGAGTGAGGCGATGGACGACACGGAACCCTCGGGCGCGTACGGGTGGCTCTACGACCTCTACGAGGACACCGCGCTGGTCAGCGAGAACGCGGTGTCGGTCTCGCCCGAAACGGTCGCGCACACGATCCGCGACGCCGCCGTGACCACCGACCCGCAACCGCGGTACCCCGTCGGCCAGTTCGCTCGCGTCGCCACCCTCGCCAGCCACCTCCCGGGTCGCTGGCGGGACCTGGCGGTCGCCCTCCTGCGAAAGCTCGTCTGA